The following proteins are encoded in a genomic region of Pseudorca crassidens isolate mPseCra1 chromosome 1, mPseCra1.hap1, whole genome shotgun sequence:
- the LOC137206850 gene encoding lysozyme-like protein 1, giving the protein MKAAGTLALMGCLITVVEPKIYTRCKLAKIFSRAGLDDYRGFSLGNWICMAYYESHYNTTAQTDLEDGSTDYGIFKINSYTWCRRGKLQEKNHCHVACSDLITDDLTDAIICAKKIVKETDGMNYWQGWKKHCEGKDLSGWKKGCEVS; this is encoded by the exons ATGAAGGCTGCTGGTACTTTGGCCCTGATGGGCTGCCTGATCACAGTCGTTGAACCCAAAATCTACACTCGCTGTAAACTGGCAAAAATATTTTCGAGGGCTGGCCTGGACGATTACCGGGGCTTTAGCCTTGGAAACT GGATCTGCATGGCCTACTACGAGAGCCACTACAACACCACTGCTCAGACTGACCTGGAGGACGGGAGTACCGACTATGGCATTTTTAAGATAAACAGTTACACGTGGTGCAGACGTGGGAAGCTGCAAGAGAAAAATCACTGTCATGTGGCCTGCTCAG ACTTGATCACTGACGACCTCACAGATGCAATTATCTGTGCCAAGAAAATTGTTAAAGAGACAGATGGGATGAACTACTG GCAAGGCTGGAAGAAGCATTGTGAGGGCAAAGACCTGTCTGGGTGGAAAAAGGGATGTGAGGTTTCATGA